Part of the Streptomyces sp. NBC_00457 genome, TGAACGTGAGCACCCGGACCTGCTTCACGAACCGAGCCGGCCGGTACATGTCCCACACCCACGCGTCCGCCATGGACACTTCGAAGAACACCTCACCCTGGACCGAGTGCACCTGCATCTCGTAGTCGTTGGTCAGATAGAAGCGGCGCTCGGTCTCGATCACGTATTTGAACAGACCGACGACATCGCGGTACTCCCGGTAGAGCTTCAGCTCCATCTCGGTCTCGTACTTTTCGAGGTCCTCGGCGCTCATGGCATGTTCCCCTTCAGCCGTGCGATCCCACCATTGTGCGCCAGTCCCGTGAGCCCCTAGACGATTTCTGTGTCAAGGATCTCGGGCCTGGCCGGGGGACCTTCGTCGAGCAGCCTGCGCAGCAGCTCGGCGAGTCTGGTCGGATACACCGTCTCATGCGCCCGGGTCAGTTCCTCACAGGTCCACCAACGTGCTCCGGAGACACTGCGCCGCTCCAGCTCGGTGAGGCCCGCGGCCCGCGTGGCCGTCTGGGTCGTACAGGCCAGGTAGTACCACTCGTCCTGGTCCCAGCGCCGGCCCGCGAACGGGAACGAGCACGTCCGCCGCCAGAGCACCGGACCGAGCTCGACCTCGGTGATCCCGGTCTCCTCCGCGAGTTCCCTCAGAGCGGCCTGCTCACGGGTCTCATCGCCCTCCAGGCCGCCCCCGGGCGTGAACCACCAGTCGTCCGCCCGATCGTCCGGCTCATGGCCGTGCAGCAGCAGAATGCGGTCCTCCGGGTCGAGGAGGACGACCCGGGCCACCTTGCGCAGCCCGCCTTCGTACGATTCCACGCCCGCGTCCGTCGCCTCAGCGGGCACCGGCGGACCCCGGGTTCGTCCGGTCGCGGGAGCCGAACCGCTTGGCGATCGGGCCGTACGCCCCACCGCCGAGGACGAGGACCCCGCCGACGATCACCAGCGCGACGATCGTACGCAGCGGTCCGGGCGAGGACAGGGCGCCGAGCGTCTCGAAGCCGCTGGGGCTCTGCAGCATTCCGTCCATGGGCCAGGCGACCGCGTCGACCCGGGCGCTGACGGCGCTGCGCGCCACCGTGCCGCTGGCGGCGTCGGTCAGGTGGGCGGTGGAGTCCAGGGAGCCCTGGCGTTCGTCGCCGAGCAGGAACAGCCGCCCCTCGGGGACCGTCACGTTCGGGAAGTCCGTGATCTCGGCCGCGCTGCCCCCCGGCAGATACGGTTCGTCGATCTGCTTGCCGTTGACGGTCAGCTTGCCGTCGGTGCAGCAGCCGACGGTGTCCCCACCGACGGCGACGACCCGCTTGACCACGGGCGCGTTGGTCACCCAGGTCTTGTCCCGGAAGACGACGACGTCACCCCGGCGCACGTCGGCGCCGTCGACCCGCTCCGCGAGCACCCGGCTGCCCATGTCGATCGTCGGCGACATCGAGCTGGTGGGCACGGTGTACGGCCGATAGACGACCGCGCCCCACGCGAATCCGCCGAGGAACAGCACAAGGCCCAGCGCCACGGCCGCTCCGGACAACCGCTGTCCGATCCGGCCGCCCGCCGGGCTCCTGTCCACCCCACCGCTGCGCGGGGCCGTACGCGTCGTGCTCTCGCCACCCATGGGTCCGCACCCTACCCGGGGGTACGGCACCGGGTCAGCCCAAGTTCTGGTTCATAAACCGGCCGGGTCCCTACTCGGAGACCTTCCGGTACTCGGCAGCCTTCCGACGCCGCCGCACCAGCACCAGCGGCACAGCCCCTACGAGCGCCAGGGCACCCGGCGAAGTGACCGCGACCGCCGCCTGGGCGCTGAGGCCGGGCTGGTCGAAGGTGTCCGGGACCGGGAGCGTGCCCCAGCGGTTGATCGGCCAGGCCTTGACGATGGCACGGCCGACGACCTTGTCCACCGGGACCATGCCCTTGTTCGCGTCCGACGTGTTGTAGCGGGAGTCGCGGGAGTTCTGCCGGTGGTCGCCCATGACCCAGATAAAGCCCTCGGGGACCTTCACCTTGAACTGGCCGCCCTGGTCGTCGACGCTGCACGGGGTGTTGCCCGGGTAGACGTACGACGACTCGTTCAGCGCCTTGCCGTTGACCTTCAGCGGGCCCGTGCCCTTGCACTCGATGGTGTCGCCGCCGACGCCGACCACGCGCTTGATGAGGTCCTTCTCCTCCGCGGACGGCATCAGGCCGATCCAGCTGAGGAAGGTCTGCAGCGCGTTCGGGTCGGTCGTGGGCTCGCCCGCCAGCCAGTTGTCCGGGTCGTGGAAGACGACGACCTCGCCGCGCTCGGGCTCGGAGCCGAACCAGGGTGTGAGCTTGTCGACCAGGACGCGGTCACCCTGCTGGAGGGTGTTCTGCATCGAGTCGGACGGGATCGAGAACGCCTGCACCAGGAAGGTCTTGATCAGCAGCGCGAGAATCAGCGCGATACCGATCAGGATGGGCAGCTCCTTCCAGAAGGAGCGCGGCGGCTTCTTCGCCTGGGGGGTCGAGTCGCCGGGCCCCCGGCCCCCGGTCGGGTTCTGCTGGTCCGCCGTTGTGCCGTCGTCGGCCGCCCCGGAGTCATTCCCGGAGGTCACGGCGCTGTCCGCGGCCGGGACAGCTGCTTCCACGGGGCGCCCGCGGTCCTCGCCGTCTTGTCCGGACCGTGCGCCAACCGCCACATCCCCCACGCCAACTCCTTACTCTGTGCCGCCGCCTGCCCCATGCGCGGCGCAGGCCCACTACTCCCATAACGAGCGGGAGTTCCGCAGGGGTCGGGAGCTGGATCGTTCCGTTCGGATCGTCGGGTGCAACCCTATGCGACAGCTGGGGAGCCGCGGTCGACCCGGACGTCGAGTCGGTCACGGAAGCGTACGTTTTTGGTTCGTTCAGGGAGTTCCAGTGGTTGAAGGGCCAGGCGATGACCATGGCCCGGCCCACCACTTCCTCCTCGGAGACCGTGCCGCCGTATTCCTGGTCCTGGTGCGAGCGGGAGTCCGCGGAGTTGCTGCGGTGGTCGCCCATCACCCACAGGCGTCCCTGCGGGACGGTGATGTCGAACCGGGTCTGGGACGGGGCGTTGCCGGGATAGAGATAGTCACCCTCCTCCAGCGGAACGCCGTTGACGGTCACCCGTCCTTGCGTGTCACAGCACTTGACGCGGTCGCCGCCGACTCCGACGACCCGCTTGATGAGGTCCTTCTCGTTGTCGGACGGCAGCAGGCCGATGAAGGTGAGCCCTTCCTTGACCTGCTTGACGATGATGGGGTCTTCCTTCTTGGTGGTGCTCACCTCGTCCTGGAGCCAGCCACCGGGGTCCTTGAAGACGACGACGTCCCCGCGCGCCGGCTTGGAGCCGAACCACGGGGTGAACTTGTCGACCAGGACGCGGTCGCCGATCTGGATCGTCTGCTCCATCGAGCCGGACGGGATCACGAAGGCCTGGACGAGAAACGTCTTCAGGACGAGGGCTATCAGGACGGCCACACCGACGAGGAGCGGTATCTCCTTGGCGGCGGACCGCCTGCGGCGCCGCTTGACCTTCCGCTGAAGCTTGCGCCGCTCGGCCCGGGTACGGCCGCCGCCCGGGGACGATGCCCGCCGGACGCCGGTGGGCAGCAGATTGTCGGCTGCGTGTGCGGAAATCCCACGCGGCCTACCGCGGTTACCCATGGGCACCCGCCCCTGTGGACTCCCTCGCCTCCGCGGCCGGCACGCGCGCGTACACGTCGGGGCGGTGGAGGCGGGTGGCGTGGCTCGCGGGCCATACGATCCCGTCGGCCCGGCCCACGACGAAGTCCACGGGGATCATGCCGCCGCCCGGTGAGCCGAGGTGGTCGCGGGAGTCGCTGGACTCGCTGCGGTGGTCGCCGAGGACGAACAGGGTGCCCTCCGGCACGACGACGTCGAAGGGCACCGTGGACGGGCTGTCACCGGGGTACAGGAACGACGACTCGTCGACCGACCGGCCGTTCACCACGATCCTCCCCTCCTTGTCACAGCAGACCACGTGGTCTCTCCCCACACCGACAACGCGTTTGATGTAGTCCGCGTCCCCGAAATACCCGGTTCCGTCGAACACGATCACATCGCCACGCCGCGGCTGAGCACCGAAACGGTACGCCAACTTATTTACGAGAACGCGGTCCCCGATCCTCAATCCGTGCTCCATGGATCCGCTGGGAATCTGGAACGGCCGCACCACGAACGCGTTGAGCAGCAGGAGAAACAGCAGGCAGACAAGCAGGGTCAGGCTGATCCGCCCGCCGGGGAGCCAGTCGGTGATCCGCGAGACCAACGCGGAACGCGACCGTCCCTCCTGCCCCTCTGTGTCCGAGATCTCCTCGGATGCGAAAGGGCGGGAGGAGCGGTCGCGCTCCGTCGGCTGTGCTTCGGTGTCCATCGGAGCCAGATGCTATCCGGCCCCGCTGTGACCTCCGAGAAGCGCTCAGTTCTCGCGCTTCTCCTTGATCTTCGCGGCCTTGCCGCGCAGGTCGCGCAGGTAGTACAGCTTGGCGCGGCGCACGTCACCCTTGGTGACGAGCTCGATCTTCTCGACGATCGGGGTGTGCACCGGGAAGGTGCGCTCGACGCCGACGGAGAAGGAGACCTTGCGGACCGTGAAGGTCTCGCGCACGCCGGAACCCTGGCGACGGATGACGACGCCCTTGAACTGCTGCACACGGGAGCGGTTGCCCTCGATGACGCGGACGTGGACGTTGACCGTGTCGCCCGGGCGGAAGGCCGGGACGTCGGTGCGCAGCGACGCGGCGTCGACGGTGTCGAGCAGGTGAGACATTTCGTCTGCTTTCTTCGCTGATGCCACAGGTCATCAACGGTAACTAGGTGTTCCTGGAATGAGAGTTGTGCTCGTCGGGGCGGGCGTCGTGTCCCCCTGTGGCAGGGGCGCACGCCGGACGGCGCACAGCAGCGGCCTATTCTTCCATGCCCTCTGGCCTGCGCCAAAATCGGCCGTACGGCTCGCCCTCCGGGTCGGGCATCCAGCCCAGGATGGAGAGCATCTCGCGGTCCTTCTTGTCGAAGACCTTGGGGTCGCAGCGCTCGATCAGGTCGGGCCGATGGGCCGTCGTACGCTTCAGCGCCTCGTCCCGGCGCCAGCGGGCGATCTTCCCGTGGTGGCCGCTGAGCAGCACCTCCGGGATCTCCCGGCCGCGCCACTGGGGCGGCTTGGTGTAGACGGGCCCCTCCAGGAGGCTCGCCATGGCGCCGGGCGCGAAGGAGTCGTCCCGGTGGGAGTCGGCGTTGCCCAGGACGCCGGGCAGCAGGCGGGCGACGGCTTCCGTGATGACGAGTACGGCCGCCTCGCCGCCGGCGAGGACGTAGTCGCCGATGGACACCTCGTAGACGCGCATCCGCGTCGCGTACTCGTCGATGACGCGGCGGTCGATGCCCTCGTAGCGGGCGGGCGCGAAGAGCAGCCAGGGGCGCTCGGAGAGCTCGACGGCGAGTTCCTGGGTGAAGGGGCGGCCGCTGGGCGTGGGGACGAGGAGCGCGGGGGCGTGGGAGCCGGTCTCGTAGCCGTCGGCGAGGGCGGAGTCCAGGGCGTCGCCCCAGGGCTCGGTCTTCATCACCATGCCGGGGCCGCCGCCGTACGGAGTGTCGTCGACCGTGTTGTGGCGGTCGTACGTCCAGGTCCGCAGGTCATGCACGTGCACATTCAGCTGTCCACGCGCGCGTGCCTTGCCGACGAGGGAGACGTTCAGGGGCTCCAGGTACTCGGGGAAGATCGTGACGACGTCGAGTCTCATGCCTCGGGGTCCTTCGACGACACGATCTCTGCCTGGTCGTCGATCAGACCCGGAGGCGGGTCGATGACGGCGCGCTGCTCCTCCAGGTCGATCTCGGTGACGATCTCCGCCACGAAGGGGATCAGCACCTCGCTGCCGTCCGGGCGCTCCACGATGAAGAGGTCCTGGGACGGCAGATGTGAGATCTCCGTGATCCGGCCGACCTCCGTGCCGTCCTTGGTGACGACGTCCAGGTCCATCAACTGGTGGTCGTAGTACTCGTCCTCTTCCTCAGGGAGCACCTCCGGGTCCACTTCAGCGATCAGGAGGGTGTTGCGCAGGGCCTCAGCGGCGCTACGGTCCTTCACTCCCTCGAAGCGCAGCAGGAGACGGCCGCTGTGCACCCGGCCGGTCTCGATGGTGAGCGGGCCCACGGAGGCGGGGTCGGTGGCCAGTACGGCCCCGGGGCCGAGCCTGAGTTCCGGCTCGTCGGTACGTACCTCGACGGTGACCTCGCCCTTGATGCCGTGGGCGCGGCCGATCCGGGCGACTACGAGCTGCACTTTACGAAGATCTCCTGTCGTACGTACGACTGCGGGCCGGGGACGGCCCAGTGGCCCTCCCCGGCCCGAGCCGGTGCTGCGATTGACGTCAGCGGACGTGGTCCACGTCGACGAGGTCGACGCGGACACCGCGGCCGCCGATGGCGCCCACGACGGTACGCAGAGCGCGTGCGGTACGGCCGTTGCGGCCGATGACCTTGCCGAGGTCGTCCGGGTGGACCCGGACCTCGAGCACGCGTCCGCGGCGCAGGGTGCGCGAGGCGACCTGCACATCGTCAGGGTTGTCGACGATGCCCTTCACGAGGTGCTCGAGAGCCTCCTCGAGCATGCTCAGGCCTCGGTCGACGCGGACTCGGCGGCGGCCTCGTCCTTCTTCTCAGCCTTCTTCTTCTGGGTGATCGCCTCACCCTTGCCCTCGTCGTCGCCACCGAGAGCCTCGAAGGACGGACGGGCCGCCTTCTCGGCCGGCTGCAGCAGCGGCGCCGGGGCGGGCTCGCCCTTGTACTTCTGCCAGTCGCCGGTCTTCTTCAGGATGGCGAGGACGGGCTCGGTCGGCTGAGCGCCGACGGAGAGCCAGTACGCCACGCGGTCGGCGTCGACCTCGATGCGCGAGGGGTTCTGCACCGGGTGGTACAGACCGATCTCCTCGATCGCACGGCCGTCACGGCGAGTGCGGGAGTCGGCGACGACAATGCGGTAGTGAGGCGAACGGATCTTGCCCAGACGCTTCAGCTTGATCTTGACTGCCACTGGAGTGGGTTCTCCTGGTTTGACGTGGGTGGGCACGGCGAGATGGCCGCGTGGGGTTGCGGTACCCGAGTGCCCGATGGACGCGTCAGCCGGAGGAGAGAGGGGTCCTGTGCGGCTGTCGAGTACAGCTAGCCATTGTGCCACACCCTGCGGGTCGCTTCGGACCGGCGGTGGGTGGAGCTGAGCTGGGCATGCCTGAGGGGCACCCGGCGTCCTGGGTGCCCTTGGGGTGGGTCGCGCAACCCGGGGGTGCCGCCTGCGCCCACCCGTGCCGCCCCAGGCGGCACGCATGCCCGCAGGCAGCAGCACCCATCGCCACGCGTTCCGACCGGCAGCCACGAGATGCCGGTGCTGGAGTCGTCGTGGTTACGCCACGCCCACGACCTCCGGGATGCGGAACGGCTTGCCGCAGCCGCCGCAGACGATCGGGGCCTGGGCCAGGACCGACGGGACGACGCGGACGTTGCGCCCGCAGTCGCAGACAGCCTTGACGCGGACGCCGCCGCCGGAGGAGCCGTGGCGGGCCGCCGGGCCGCGGAAGGTCCGGGATGTGTCGGCGGAGGTCGCCGCGGTGTGGGCCTTGAGGGCGCGCTGGAGCCGCTCGATCGTCGGGCGGTAGCGCCTCTTCGCCTCGGGGTTGAGCGTGACCAGGGAGAAGCCGCTGCTGGGGTGCGGTTCCTCCGGGTGGTCCAGGCCCAACTCCTCGGCGATCGCGAGGAATCTGCGGTTGTGGTAGCGGCCGGCGCGCGAGGTGTCGCGGATTCCTCGGGCGGCGGCGATGCCATGGACTGCCTCATGGAGCAGTCGCTCGAAGGAGAGCGCGTGCCCGCAGGCGGACGACGACTCCCCGATCAGTGACTCGGGCGCGGCAAGATCCGGCAGCTCGGGGTGGTACCGCTGAATGTCGGCCCACGCCTGCGCCAGCTCTGCGGCGAGAACAGGTGGTGTCTGTGTCGTGCTCACGTAATGACAACGAGCCAGGGTGCCGCTGTGTTCCTATTCCGGGGCATCCCAAATAATTTGCACGTACCCGTCAGTTGCCGCTGATGCGTCCGGACGAGGGCGGGTGCGCTGATCTGCGGAGAAGCCTCACAGCTCATACCAAGCCGGTACGTAGCCTGACGTACGACCCGGCGCGTAGAGCCTGTCCGCACGCCGGGGCACCTGTGTTCGCGCGATGCGCAAGAGGCGTTTCGGTCGGCTCCGCCCATGGCTCAGTAAGCTCGCGCGACGATCGCGACGTTACCGGGTGCGTCATCGGCGTCCGGCACCGACCCGTCCTCGGCGACCAGACACCGTACGGTCACCGCGTGCTCACCCAGCTTGGCCTCGCCTTCTTCGCCGAGGGCCGCCCACGGGACGCGGGCCCAGCCGCCGGCGGTCGCCGCGTCGACGGCCTCCTCGATGCTCGACACGTCGGACGTACGGGACTCACGGCGCTCGCGGGACTGGGTCAGCAGCAGCGCCTGATCCTCTTCGAGGATCGTGGGGAGCAGTCGTACGAGCGAGTCGATCGCCACCGGCTCCTTGCCTCCGGGGATCCGGCGGGCCAGCATCGCGGTGCCGTTCTCCAGGTCACGGGGGCCGACCTCGATGCGGACCGGCACGCCCTTCAGCTCCCAGTCGACGGCCCGGCGCCCGAAGGGGGTGTCCGTGCGGTCGTCGACGTGGACGCGGATGCCCGCGGCCTTCAGCTGGTCGCCGATCTCGCGGACCTTGGCCAGAACCGCGTCATCGCCCTTGATCGCGAGGACGACGGCCTGCACCGAGGCGAGGCGCGGCGGGACCCGCAGGCCGTTGTCATCTCCGTGAGTCATTACCAGGGCGCCGATCATGCGGGTGGTGGACCCCCAGGACGTCTGCCAGACCAGTTCCTGTCTGCCGTCCTTGGACAGGTACCGGGTGTTGAAGGCCTTGGCGAAGTTCTGGCCCAGCTCATGGCTGGTGGCCAGCTGGAGGGCCTTGCCGTCGCCCATCATCGCCTCGAGGGTGAGGGTGTTGAGGGCGCCCGCGAAGCGCTCCTTGACGGTCTTGCGGCCGGGGACGGAGTCCATGGCGAGGACGTTCACCATGAAGTCCTCGTAGACCTCGCGGTGGATGTGCGCGGCGAAGGCGCGGGCGTCCTCGTACGTGGCGTGTGCGGTGTGGCCTTCCTGCCACAGGAATTCGGTCGTGCGGAGGAAGAGGCGGGGCCGCAGTTCCCAACGGACCACGTTCGCCCACTGGTTGATCAGCAGCGGCAGATCGCGGTAGCTCTGCACCCACTTCGAGAAGTAGTCGTTGATGATCATCTCGGAGGTGGGACGGACCACGGCCGGCTCTTCGAGCTCCTTGCCGCCGCCGTGCGTGACGACGGCGAGTTCGGGCGCGAAGCCCTCGACGTGCTCGGCCTCCTTGGCGAAGTACGACTGCGGGATCAGCAGCGGGAAGTACGCGTTCTGGGTGCCCGTCTCCTTGATGCGGGCGTCCATCTCGGCCTGCATCCGCTCCCACAGCCCGTACCCGTACGGTCGGATCACCATGGTGCCGCGCACCGGACCGTTGTCGGCCAGTTCGGCCTTGGTGATCAGATCCTGGTACCAGCGCGGGAAGTCGTCCGCCCGCGGGGTGAGTACGGGTGCCTTTGCCATGGCGAGATGGTACGGGCCCACGTTGCCGGAATGTGAAATCTCGCCACTCGTACAGCGAACCCACAAGCCGGGCGGCACAACCCTCTGGACGAGGGCTCGGGCGGGGAGTTTCCTGGCATACGGGGGGACAGCGAGCGCACGTCACGGGGTCTACGGAATCGGGCACAGCGGCAACTCTCGTCGGATTGGGGCGCTTTACATGACACCTACGCTCGTGCGGCAGCACCTGTCTCCTGCGGGCCACGGGCCACGCGTGGACCTGTGTGCACGCGCGCGTGACTGGTCCGAGATCCAGGAGCGGATGCTGGTTCCGCTCTTCGAGGCCGTCTACGAGCGACTGGAAGTCGGCGTCGGCACACGGCTCCTCGGCCTCGGCTGCGGAACCGGGCTGGCCCTGTTGATGGCAGCCTCCAGAGGCGCCGCCGTCACCGGTGTCGAACCCTCCTCCCCGCAGCGGCTCGCCCTCGCGCGGGAGCGGCTGCGGCCCGAGGCGTGGGGCACGCGCGCGCGTGCGGACACCCGGCTCGTCGACGGCTCACCGCGGGACGCGGCCGACGCTGCGACACCCGCGTACAGCCTGGTGACCGCTTTCGAGCCCATCGGGTGTCTCGCGGGCGACTCGGAGGGACTCGGCGAGCTGCTCGAGGCAGCGGCACCGCTCGCCGAGCGGGGGGCGCCCGTGGTGCTGGCCGGCTGGGGTCCGCCGGAACGTTGCACCACGTCGTCCGTGCTGCGGGTGGCCGCCAAGCTGGCGGATCCGCTGCGCAGCGCGGGCAGTTGGCGCCCCGCCCTCCGCGACGACCTGGAGGAGGTCGCCCAGCGGGCCGGCCTCAAGCCCGACGGTTCGGGCCGGGTGGCCTGCCCCTTCGGTTACGCCGACATGGACAGCGCGCTGCGCGGACTGCTGTCCACGGGGCTCTTCGACGCGGCGATCACCGCGACGGACCAGGCCCAGGTCGACAAGGAGCTGACGGAAGCCCTGCATCCGTATCTGCGGCGGGACGGGACGGTGTGGATGCCGAACGTGTTCCGCTATCTGATCGCCCGCACGCCCTAGGTGTCCACGTCCTTCGCCAGGCGCGTGATCCCCGCGATCCGGTACGCGTCCGCCTCCTCCAGCGTCTCGTTCTCCAGGAGGGCCTGGGCGAGGGCGTCCAACTGGCCGCGGTGGTCCCGGAGTTTACGGAGGGCCTCCTCGTAGCACTCGTCGACGATGCGGCGCATCTCGTGGTCGATGACGTCGAGGGTGTGCGGGGCGGCCGCGAGCCCGTACGCCTGCTGGGCGTCGCTCGGCAGGGCGGAGAGCCGGCCGACGCGCTCGCTCATGCCCCAGCGGGCCACCATCGCGCGCGCGATATTGGTGACCTGTTCGAGGTCGTTCTCCGCGCCCGTGGTGACGACGCCGTAGACCACCTCTTCCGCCACCATGCCGCCCAGCGCGCCAATGATGCGGCCGCGCAGGTACTCCTCGGAGTGCGCGTACCGCTCCACCTCGGGCGTCGACATCGTCACCCCGAGCGCCCGGCCACGCGGCACGATGGTGATCTTGCGGACGGGGTCGGCGCCGGGCTGCAGCATGCCGAGGAGTGCGTGCCCGCTCTCGTGATAGGCCGTGCGCCGACGGTCCTCCTCGGGCATCACAAGGGTGCGCTCGGCGCCCAGTTGCACCTTCTCCAGGGCCTCGGACAGGTCCGAGGCGGTCACCTGCTCCTGCTTGCGCTTGACCGCGAGCAGAGCCGCCTCGTTGGCGAGATTGGCCAGATCCGCACCCGTCATGCCCGGGGTCGTACGGGCGAGCCGGGTCAGATCCACGTCCTCCGCGAGCGGGATCCCGCGGGTGTGGATCCGCAGGATTGCCTCGCGTCCGCCGCGGTCCGGCGGGGAGACGTTGACCACCCGGTCGAAGCGGCCGGGCCGGGTGAGCGCCGGGTCCAGGATGTCGGCGCGGTTCGTCGCCGCTATGACGACCACACCCTCCGAGCCGGAGAAGCCGTCCATCTCCGTGAGGATCTGGTTCAGCGTCTGCTCGCGCTCGTCGTGACCACTCACCGACGCGCCGCCGCCGCGTACCCGTCCGATGGTGTCGATCTCGTCGATGAAGATGATCGACGGCGCCACCTTGCGGGCCTCGGCGAACAGTTCCCGGACTCGGGACGCGCCGACGCCGACGATCATCTCGATGAACTCGGACGCGGATGCGGAGAAGAAGGGCACCCCCGCCTCGCCCGCCACCGCCCGCGCCAGCAGGGTCTTGCCGGTGCCGGGGGACCCCGCGAGCAGCACGCCGCGCGGCATCTTCGCGCCCATCCTGCGATAGGCGTCGGGGTGCTCGAGGAAGTCGACGACATCGTCCAGCTCGCCCTTGACCTCGTCGATGCCGGCCACGTCGGCGAACGTCGTGCGCTGGGTCCCCGGTCGGAGCTCGACCGGCTTGGGCGGCGCCCTGCGGCCGAGCATGCGCCCCGCACCGCCCCCGGCCATC contains:
- the ftsH gene encoding ATP-dependent zinc metalloprotease FtsH, with translation MSNAAPPRKAPDQPWRTEGTPDEPTGRSGGRRVRPRWWGLLLTAAIVFLLAYVGLTYLGAGDEPTISYTEFSKQVDDDNVSKIYSKGDAIQGQLKNARDNPEGSGDYTKFRTQRPAFADDDLWQNLSSHDVTVTARPVVQERSLLSNVLISLVPIVILVVAWILVARRMAGGGAGRMLGRRAPPKPVELRPGTQRTTFADVAGIDEVKGELDDVVDFLEHPDAYRRMGAKMPRGVLLAGSPGTGKTLLARAVAGEAGVPFFSASASEFIEMIVGVGASRVRELFAEARKVAPSIIFIDEIDTIGRVRGGGASVSGHDEREQTLNQILTEMDGFSGSEGVVVIAATNRADILDPALTRPGRFDRVVNVSPPDRGGREAILRIHTRGIPLAEDVDLTRLARTTPGMTGADLANLANEAALLAVKRKQEQVTASDLSEALEKVQLGAERTLVMPEEDRRRTAYHESGHALLGMLQPGADPVRKITIVPRGRALGVTMSTPEVERYAHSEEYLRGRIIGALGGMVAEEVVYGVVTTGAENDLEQVTNIARAMVARWGMSERVGRLSALPSDAQQAYGLAAAPHTLDVIDHEMRRIVDECYEEALRKLRDHRGQLDALAQALLENETLEEADAYRIAGITRLAKDVDT